CGAGCAGGCATCTCGCTTTAAGATGACGATGTGATCAGCAATGGGCACAATTACGTCGTTCGGACAACTATATTCCACCGCGTCGACACTAAGGTGTAAATAGTGCGGCATCGCTTGAGGCCAAACGGCGCGTTTCTATAAGATTCGCCCTCATCAGTATATTCCGAATATTTCGGCCGCTATTGCATTTATACAAATCGTTAACGAGAGAGGACGATCGACGTTATTGTCAGTCGGCCATTTTTTGGGATTACATTGTAAGCAATGAACTTGGTCGAATTTGCCCGAAAACTTGTCGAATCTCCGGCAGAGAGCCGGCAATTGATTTTGCTCGCTCAGCCCGCGAGTCCCGCCCAGATGGCGGCGGCACTTCAGGAAATTTGTTACGAGGCTTGGACACACGACCCGCAAAAAGTAGCATCCGTCGTCGATGTGCTTGATGAATTGGCGACGGTTTCGGGCGAAAAAGTCGTTAGTGCTTATGCTAGTTGGGCTCGAGGCATTAGTTGTTTGGTCGACGGACGGCTCGAATCAGCGATCGAGCGGATCAATGAATCCGAGGCAGTCTTTATGTCGCTGGAGATGACCGGACTTGCCGCGGGAACGCAAACAGGCAAACTGTATGCCTTGGCGATGCTCGGTCGATACGAAGAGGCGGTCCAGTGCGGCGTGTCCGCCCGCGAGATATTTGTCGAACACAACGATCAATACTCTGCCGGCAAGATCGAACACAATATCGGCAATCTGTTTTGGCGACGAGACCTCTACCGGGAATCCGAACCGTTTCTCGAATCCGCCCACCAACGGTTTACTTTGATCGGCGACCAGAGGCAGCTTGCTATGGTCGAAAATTGTCAGGCATTTGTGCATTCCCTTCAAAATCGATTTCGCGATGCTGAGCGACTATATAGCCAAGCCCTGACCCGTGCGGAATCACTCGGGCTGACCGTCACAGCGGCGGAGATCGAAACCGGCCTTAGCAATCTCTACCTGCTGGAGGGAAAGTATGACCTTGCACTCAAATATATGGAGTGTTCGAGGCAGAAGTACGATTCGCTCGGGATGCCCGCGCAGTCGGTAAATTGTGAATTGGAGATCGCAGACATATATCTCGAACTAAATCTGCTCAACGAAGCGACAGCTTGCTATGGCCGCTGTGAAAAAAACTATACGGAGTTAGGTATGCAGGCAGAACTTGCCCGGTGCCTTAAAAACCAGGCGGTTGCCCTTTTTCGTTCCGGACAAATCGCAACGGCGCAGCAGAAATTGGAACTCGCTGAAGTGCTTTTTGATCGAGAAGGCAATGACGTATCGTTGGCGTCGGTCAATTTGGCCAAAGCAGCGATCGAACTTGATCTTGGCGAATTTGAACTGGCCGAAGCTAATGTCAAGACGGCTCTTGACGCGTTTCGTCGCGGTGAGAATTTTCGGCTCGAACTTAATGCCCGTTGGCTATTGGGCGAGATCATGCGATCTTCCGGGCGAGATGCCGAATCACTCCTTGAATTGCAAAATACGCTTCAGGCGGCAACCGGAAACTCAAGGCAGGTCGAGTACCTTTGCAGAACGTCGATAGGGCGATTAACCAAAGATCCGACGCATTTCGAGGCTGCAGTCGAAATCGTGGAATTGTCACGCTCATCACTGAATTGCGACGAACTGAGAACATCATTCTTTGCTGACAGGCTCTTGCCATATGAGGGTTTAGTTGAGATCTGTCTTGCTGAGCGAGACTATTTGTCAGCATTTCGATGGCACGAGAGATCTCGCGGCCGCTCGCTTGCCGACGGAGTCCGCTCGCATGACGATACCGAAAGTAGCAAACAAATGCTTGTGATCCGCGAGGAGTTGAACTGGCTCCACGCTCGGCTAAACCGAAGTTCGCTGTCTGGGGCTGAGGAGCGAAAGCAGATCGGCGAATTGCGTCAATTGACCGCTCGCCGCGAAAACGAATATGCCGAGCTTCGGCGACGAACATTTTCAAGCAATGAAACGGCTATGTCCTCGGGCACAAATGTTGACATTCGCCGATTACAAGAACAACTTGGCGATTCGACTTTTGTCGAATTCGCTTCGATCGCTGGCCGGATCACCGCATTTATTGTGACGAGTGATGGGTTCGAAGCGGTCGCTAATTACGCCGACGAAAATAAGATAAATGAGCTAATTCGGCAGTATCTGTTTCAGTTAAATACCGGCAGGATCATCGACAGGCTCTCACCTGCAAGTCGTCGAATGGCTCAGGAGCGAGCGGATAGGATCGGCCATCTATTGTATCAAGAGTTGCTTGGTCCGCTGGGCAACCTGACGGAAAAAGGTCAACTGATACTTTCTCCGGCAGGAATGATGCATCGACTGCCTTTCGGAGCTCTGATGAAAGACGGGCGATATCTGACCGAATCCCAAATCGTTTCGTACGCGCCAAGTGCTTCAATTCTTAGCCGGTGCCTTGAAATGGCGTCCGCGGATACGCGAAGTGCTTTAGTGATCGGTGTGCCGAGTATAACGACGCCCTTGGTGGCTGCTGAAATTGAGGCCGTTTCGTCGTATTTCGAAAAGCATCAATTGCTTTTCGGCTCCGATGCCACGGTCGAAGGCGTGAAGGCCAATATTCTGGGGAGCGGAGTCATTCACCTTGCGTGCCACGGAAAGTACAGAGCGGACAATCCGCGTTTTTCATCTTTGGTGTTGGATTGCGAAGAGTTATTTGCTAACGATATCGAGGACCTCCCTCTTGCGGGCTGCTTGGTCGTATTGAGTTCGTGCGACAGCGGAATCAATGAGATCGTCCGCGGCGAGGAGATGATTGGACTTACACGTTCATTTTTTGCGGCCGGCGCCGGTTCGCTGGTGATGAGTCTTTGGCGAGTTAATGACGGGATAACCACCAAGCTAATGACGTCATTTTACAGGCATCTTCGTGCCGGGAATGGAGTCCAATCGTCGCTTCGCTCATCCCAACTGGAGTTGCTCGACGGGGGCTTGCATCCCTATTTTTGGACACCGTTCATAGTGTCCGGCCGGCCATAAGAAATTATTTTGTGGCAGATGTATTTTTTGAATCAATTTGAGGACTAACGTAAAAGGGACTAATCTATTCAGAACGACATTCTCCCCATTACGAGGAAATCGGCCAATGAGACCTAAGTTATTTAGTAAGTTTTCGTCCATACTGGTATTGATTCTGGCGGTCTTTATCGGAACCGGCAACGGGCAAGATGACCTATCGCCGGTCTCAAACAATGAGATTATTGTAAAGCTAGGCCAGGCCGGAGATATTCAAGCGATCTTGACCCAATACGGGCTGTCGCTTCCGCAGCACGGGCAGATTGGCAACAAACCGATTTTTAGATTACGTGCAACTCAGGGTATTACTGTTAGCGAATTAATACCCCTGCTTCTGGCAGATCCGCTTCACCGTGTGGTGTTGGCTGAACCAAATTACACCGTCGGGTCTCCGAATGTAAGCAATTTACCCTGGAGTCTCGGCGGATCGTGGAGCATCGGCGGATCGTGGAGTATCGGTTCAGGCGTTAAGGGTTATTCCGTTCAGTGGATGCGCAGCCGGGTCAACCTCGATGTCGCTCACGCTGTGAACCGTGGACAAAATATCAAGATTGCGGTTATCGATACCGGAATCGACGTTCAACACCCTTTGTTTGCCGGAAAATTATTGCCTGGTTACGATTTTGTTGACCGCGACCACGATCCGTCTGAGGTTGGACTTCCGCATGTTGGAGCATTCGGCCACGGTACACATGTTTCTGGAATAATTGCGATGGTAGCCCCTGCAGCGAAAATAATCCCGATCCGGATATTGGATCAGGACGGAATGGGCGACATCTGGCGATTGGCCAACGCACTGATCTTTGCCGCAAACCCCGATGGCGACAACGCAACGGACGATGGTGCGGACATTATTAATCTAAGTCTTGGCACCACGCAGCAGGCACCACTGATCCGCAAGATACTTGACGCGATAACAAATGATGGACGCAATTCGGATGATCCGGACCTGCCGATGATCGTCCATCCAGGTATATTGGTCGTCGCCTCGGCCGGTAATACCGGCAACAACACACGCATCTATCCTGCCGCCGAAAATGACCTGCACGGGCTTATCGCCGTCGGTGCCAGTACGGCCGCCGACACCGTAGCCAGCTTTTCGACGCGCGGGTCATGGGTCGAACTTATGGCACCGGGTGAACGAATCGTAAGTTCCGTTCCGGGCGGCCGTTACGGTGTCTGGCGAGGCACGTCGATGGCAGCACCCGTCGTTGCTGGAATTTCAGCATTAGTCCGGAGTCGATTTTCGTCGATGTCGCCGAACGCAGTCTTCGAGCACTTACGTTCAACCGCAGCGACGTGCAACGGTGCGATCACCCGTCGAGTAGACGCAGGTGAAGCC
This is a stretch of genomic DNA from Chloracidobacterium sp.. It encodes these proteins:
- a CDS encoding CHAT domain-containing protein; the protein is MNLVEFARKLVESPAESRQLILLAQPASPAQMAAALQEICYEAWTHDPQKVASVVDVLDELATVSGEKVVSAYASWARGISCLVDGRLESAIERINESEAVFMSLEMTGLAAGTQTGKLYALAMLGRYEEAVQCGVSAREIFVEHNDQYSAGKIEHNIGNLFWRRDLYRESEPFLESAHQRFTLIGDQRQLAMVENCQAFVHSLQNRFRDAERLYSQALTRAESLGLTVTAAEIETGLSNLYLLEGKYDLALKYMECSRQKYDSLGMPAQSVNCELEIADIYLELNLLNEATACYGRCEKNYTELGMQAELARCLKNQAVALFRSGQIATAQQKLELAEVLFDREGNDVSLASVNLAKAAIELDLGEFELAEANVKTALDAFRRGENFRLELNARWLLGEIMRSSGRDAESLLELQNTLQAATGNSRQVEYLCRTSIGRLTKDPTHFEAAVEIVELSRSSLNCDELRTSFFADRLLPYEGLVEICLAERDYLSAFRWHERSRGRSLADGVRSHDDTESSKQMLVIREELNWLHARLNRSSLSGAEERKQIGELRQLTARRENEYAELRRRTFSSNETAMSSGTNVDIRRLQEQLGDSTFVEFASIAGRITAFIVTSDGFEAVANYADENKINELIRQYLFQLNTGRIIDRLSPASRRMAQERADRIGHLLYQELLGPLGNLTEKGQLILSPAGMMHRLPFGALMKDGRYLTESQIVSYAPSASILSRCLEMASADTRSALVIGVPSITTPLVAAEIEAVSSYFEKHQLLFGSDATVEGVKANILGSGVIHLACHGKYRADNPRFSSLVLDCEELFANDIEDLPLAGCLVVLSSCDSGINEIVRGEEMIGLTRSFFAAGAGSLVMSLWRVNDGITTKLMTSFYRHLRAGNGVQSSLRSSQLELLDGGLHPYFWTPFIVSGRP
- a CDS encoding S8 family serine peptidase — protein: MRPKLFSKFSSILVLILAVFIGTGNGQDDLSPVSNNEIIVKLGQAGDIQAILTQYGLSLPQHGQIGNKPIFRLRATQGITVSELIPLLLADPLHRVVLAEPNYTVGSPNVSNLPWSLGGSWSIGGSWSIGSGVKGYSVQWMRSRVNLDVAHAVNRGQNIKIAVIDTGIDVQHPLFAGKLLPGYDFVDRDHDPSEVGLPHVGAFGHGTHVSGIIAMVAPAAKIIPIRILDQDGMGDIWRLANALIFAANPDGDNATDDGADIINLSLGTTQQAPLIRKILDAITNDGRNSDDPDLPMIVHPGILVVASAGNTGNNTRIYPAAENDLHGLIAVGASTAADTVASFSTRGSWVELMAPGERIVSSVPGGRYGVWRGTSMAAPVVAGISALVRSRFSSMSPNAVFEHLRSTAATCNGAITRRVDAGEAVTNNP